The following proteins come from a genomic window of Ictalurus furcatus strain D&B chromosome 12, Billie_1.0, whole genome shotgun sequence:
- the clk2a gene encoding dual specificity protein kinase CLK2 isoform X3, giving the protein MECIDHRRGGSHVALKIIKNVEKYKEAARLEINVLERINERDPENKNLCVRMFDWFDYHGHMCLSFELLALSTFDFLKENNYLPYSISQVRHMAYQLCLSVKFLHDNKLTHTDLKPENILFVNSDFTMTYNIEKKRDERTVKSTAVRVVDFGSATFDHEHHSTIVSTRHYRAPEVILEMGWSQPCDVWSIGCILFEYYLGFTLFQTHDNREHLAMMERILGPVPSRMIRKTRKQKYFYRGRLDWDENSSAGRYVRENCKPLRRYILSEAEEHHQLFDLIEAMLEYEPPKRITLAAALRHQFFQSPIPASEQTSGKPWEANRDISR; this is encoded by the exons ATGGAATGCATTGACCATCGCAG aggTGGATCCCATGTGGCTCtgaaaatcattaaaaatgttgAGAAGTACAAGGAGGCCGCGCGACTGGAAATCAATGTACTGGAAAGGATCAATGAGCGAGACCCTGAAAACAAAAA TCTGTGTGTACGGATGTTTGACTGGTTTGACTACCATGGCCACATGTGTCTCAGCTTTGAGCTGTTAGCACTCAGCACCTTTGACTTCCTGAAGGAGAACAATTACCTGCCTTATTCCATCAGCCAGGTCCGACACATGGCCTACCAGCTCTGCCTATCTGTCAAGT TTCTGCATGACAACAAGCTGACCCACACAGATTTAAAACCAGAGAATATTCTATTTGTCAACTCGGACTTCACCATGACATACAACATAGAGAAG AAGAGAGACGAGCGTACAGTGAAGAGCACTGCAGTGAGGGTAGTAGATTTTGGCAGTGCTACATTTGACCATGAACACCACAGTACAATCGTCTCCACCAGGCACTATCGTGCACCTGAGGTTATTCTTG AAATGGGTTGGAGCCAGCCGTGTGATGTGTGGAGTATTGGCTGCATCCTCTTCGAGTATTACCTTGGCTTCACACTTTTTCAG ACTCATGATAACAGGGAGCACTTAGCCATGATGGAGAGGATATTGGGTCCTGTCCCTTCCAGGATGATCCGCAAAACGAG AAAGCAGAAGTACTTTTACCGTGGACGTCTCGACTGGGATGAAAACTCCTCAGCGGGACGATATGTTCGGGAGAACTGCAAGCCCTTGCGA CGGTACATCCTGTCGGAGGCTGAGGAGCATCACCAACTGTTCGACCTGATTGAGGCCATGCTGGAGTATGAGCCGCCAAAGCGCATCACTCTGGCTGCAGCGCTCAGGCATCAGTTCTTCCAGAGTCCCATCCCTGCTAGTGAGCAGACATCAGGAAAGCCTTGGGAGGCCAATCGTGACATTAGCCGGTGA